One genomic region from Bacillales bacterium encodes:
- a CDS encoding YfkD family protein: MVQPAAADDRAKDNHEQTKIPDYVVTISKENTYPNPTQDLPRLQPSELAKRLLDSVDVKIENPTLIRMLNETTVNPTKASIGFRAKIFLGTWPLNYDSERTNINWEFKRVNVNKIDNRGGKSPQKMSYRQEKEVQVKGGLTAKVPNGEEVKKMMMIEASEKTGLPLSFETVIGKGTKKEQTYNVQPKKISYLYGYVPAVNEKGKVTYGEVYLSLTGSKMELEVKNVTHQGIGAWIPVQDYLALKYATGDEPQP, from the coding sequence TTGGTACAGCCGGCAGCCGCGGATGATCGAGCCAAAGACAATCACGAACAAACGAAAATTCCGGACTATGTCGTAACGATTTCTAAAGAAAACACGTATCCGAATCCGACGCAAGATTTGCCTCGCTTGCAGCCGAGCGAGCTGGCCAAAAGGCTGCTCGATTCGGTTGACGTCAAAATTGAAAATCCGACATTGATTCGCATGTTGAACGAAACGACCGTAAATCCAACGAAAGCGTCCATCGGCTTTCGGGCAAAAATTTTTCTCGGTACGTGGCCGTTGAACTATGATTCCGAGAGAACGAACATCAATTGGGAGTTCAAACGGGTGAACGTGAATAAAATCGACAACCGAGGCGGGAAATCACCGCAAAAAATGAGCTACCGCCAGGAGAAAGAAGTGCAGGTGAAAGGCGGTTTGACAGCGAAAGTGCCGAACGGCGAAGAAGTGAAAAAGATGATGATGATAGAAGCTTCCGAGAAGACGGGATTGCCGTTGTCGTTTGAGACCGTAATTGGAAAGGGAACGAAAAAGGAACAAACGTACAACGTGCAGCCGAAAAAAATATCGTATTTGTACGGCTATGTTCCCGCTGTCAACGAAAAGGGAAAGGTGACATACGGCGAAGTGTATTTGTCGCTGACGGGAAGCAAGATGGAACTTGAAGTGAAAAACGTGACCCATCAAGGCATCGGCGCATGGATTCCGGTGCAAGATTACCTGGCATTGAAGTACGCAACCGGAGACGAACCGCAACCGTAA
- a CDS encoding aldehyde dehydrogenase family protein → MRKMFIDGKWTASVTEKTREIINPYNQEVVATAAEGNEEDAKRAIAAARRAFDEGEWRKVPANERGKKVHEIARLIERDAEELAELETLDTGKTLVESRADMADIAEVFRYFAGLADKDEGEMIASPIPNSQSKVVREPVGVCGQITPWNYPLLQAAWKIAPALAAGNTIVMKPSEITPLTTV, encoded by the coding sequence ATGAGAAAAATGTTTATTGACGGAAAATGGACGGCATCCGTCACTGAAAAAACAAGAGAAATCATTAATCCATACAATCAAGAAGTCGTCGCGACAGCAGCGGAAGGCAACGAGGAGGACGCGAAGCGAGCGATCGCGGCAGCACGCCGCGCCTTTGATGAAGGCGAGTGGCGAAAGGTGCCGGCGAACGAACGCGGGAAAAAAGTACATGAGATTGCACGGTTGATCGAGCGGGACGCGGAAGAGCTCGCAGAGCTCGAGACGCTTGATACGGGCAAAACATTGGTAGAGAGCCGCGCGGACATGGCCGATATCGCGGAAGTGTTCCGTTATTTCGCCGGTTTGGCGGATAAGGACGAAGGCGAAATGATCGCTTCTCCGATTCCGAACAGCCAAAGCAAGGTTGTGCGTGAGCCGGTAGGCGTGTGCGGGCAAATTACACCGTGGAATTATCCGCTGCTGCAGGCGGCGTGGAAGATTGCGCCGGCGTTAGCCGCGGGCAACACGATTGTGATGAAGCCGAGTGAAATTACGCCGCTGACGACGGTGAA
- a CDS encoding metalloregulator ArsR/SmtB family transcription factor, whose product MQTDGNLAEAASLFADPSRGAMLTALLDGRFHTASELAYMAGIKQQTASYHLAKLAGGGLIKTEQHGRHRYYTLASPEVAEVLETVLSIAKPPEIRSLRQSSQMKALKSGRTCYDHLAGELGVTVTEAMQQAGFIVLAEKEWQVTEKGERFFAEFGLNLQALRKKRRTFARACLDWSERKHHLAGALGCELTNKWFELGWIEKIADSRAVKLTAKGRAGFASTFEAHM is encoded by the coding sequence TTGCAAACGGACGGAAATTTAGCCGAAGCTGCTTCGCTTTTCGCAGATCCGTCGAGGGGAGCGATGCTCACCGCGCTCCTCGACGGCCGCTTCCACACGGCCTCTGAGTTGGCTTACATGGCCGGCATTAAACAACAAACGGCCAGCTACCACTTGGCGAAGTTGGCTGGCGGCGGTTTGATCAAAACGGAACAGCACGGCAGGCACCGTTACTACACGTTGGCAAGTCCTGAGGTCGCCGAAGTGCTTGAGACGGTCTTGTCCATCGCCAAACCCCCGGAAATTCGCTCTTTACGGCAATCGTCGCAAATGAAAGCCTTGAAGTCGGGAAGAACGTGTTACGATCATTTAGCCGGAGAACTCGGCGTCACGGTGACAGAGGCGATGCAGCAGGCCGGATTCATCGTGTTGGCGGAAAAAGAATGGCAAGTGACGGAAAAAGGAGAACGCTTTTTCGCGGAGTTCGGCCTGAACCTGCAAGCGCTTCGTAAGAAAAGACGTACGTTCGCGCGAGCTTGTTTGGACTGGAGCGAGCGCAAACACCATTTAGCCGGTGCGCTCGGATGTGAACTGACGAACAAGTGGTTTGAACTCGGGTGGATTGAGAAAATTGCCGACAGCCGGGCGGTAAAATTGACCGCAAAAGGCCGCGCCGGTTTTGCGAGCACGTTCGAGGCGCATATGTAA
- a CDS encoding lmo0937 family membrane protein produces MFWTIIGLLILFWLLGLVAHILGWIVHLLLIAAVVLLIAKGIKKLL; encoded by the coding sequence ATGTTCTGGACGATCATCGGTTTATTGATTTTGTTTTGGCTGCTCGGCCTTGTCGCGCACATTCTCGGCTGGATCGTGCACTTATTGCTGATCGCCGCCGTAGTCCTGCTCATCGCAAAAGGAATAAAGAAACTATTGTAA
- a CDS encoding GbsR/MarR family transcriptional regulator encodes MSKRNDAHSKIEKAENTVIQSIAETMDLYGVTPSIGRLYATMYFKQEPMTLDNMKDDLGMSKPSMSTAVRKLQDINIVQKVWQKGSRKDLFFAEKNFFRYFTQFFGSKWKREAKLNLNAIESAETLLKQVWEDDAADAKWKQKAEQDLRQLEQYRNYCRWLERLVASIESGEIFEFLPAEEPDPKRKKES; translated from the coding sequence TTGAGTAAACGAAACGACGCGCACAGCAAAATTGAAAAAGCCGAAAATACCGTGATTCAATCGATCGCCGAAACGATGGATTTGTACGGTGTAACCCCTTCAATCGGACGGCTGTATGCAACGATGTACTTCAAGCAAGAGCCGATGACCCTCGACAACATGAAGGACGACCTCGGAATGAGCAAGCCGAGCATGAGCACGGCCGTACGCAAGCTGCAGGACATTAACATCGTGCAAAAAGTGTGGCAAAAAGGGTCGCGCAAAGATTTATTCTTTGCAGAGAAAAACTTTTTCCGTTATTTCACGCAATTTTTCGGAAGCAAGTGGAAGCGCGAAGCGAAACTGAATTTAAATGCGATTGAAAGCGCCGAAACGTTGTTGAAACAAGTATGGGAAGACGATGCAGCCGATGCGAAATGGAAGCAGAAAGCCGAGCAAGATTTGCGGCAGCTTGAACAATATCGCAACTATTGCCGCTGGTTAGAACGGCTCGTGGCATCGATCGAATCAGGGGAGATATTTGAATTCCTGCCGGCGGAAGAACCAGATCCGAAACGAAAAAAAGAATCATGA
- the pdaA gene encoding delta-lactam-biosynthetic de-N-acetylase — protein MKLAIVWLSVLMLAVPQFAFASPYSNASHDWYFKRSKNHQPATTEPEFAEMLQKYGGVFQGDTDRKIVYLTFDNGYEQGYTGKFLDVLKKKDVPAAFFVTGHYLKTEPELVKRMVKEGHIVGNHSWHHPDLTNVSNERLKKELNKVKEKYTEITGETKMEYLRPPRGVFSERTLALSKKLGYTNVFWSLAFKDWETNNQKGWKYAYNSVMKQIHPGAVILMHTVSKDNADALAKIIDEARKRGYTFKSLDYLMAHRAVPEFVW, from the coding sequence GTGAAACTTGCTATCGTTTGGCTTAGTGTGCTTATGCTTGCCGTTCCGCAATTCGCTTTCGCCAGCCCGTACAGCAATGCTTCGCATGATTGGTATTTCAAGCGAAGCAAGAATCATCAACCGGCGACGACGGAACCGGAATTTGCAGAGATGCTTCAAAAATACGGCGGCGTCTTTCAAGGCGACACCGATCGAAAAATCGTTTATTTAACGTTCGACAACGGCTATGAACAAGGGTATACCGGCAAATTCCTCGACGTTTTGAAGAAAAAAGACGTACCTGCCGCTTTCTTCGTCACCGGTCATTATTTGAAAACCGAACCGGAATTGGTGAAACGGATGGTTAAGGAAGGGCACATCGTCGGCAACCATTCGTGGCATCATCCGGACTTGACGAACGTAAGCAACGAACGGCTGAAAAAAGAATTAAACAAAGTGAAAGAAAAGTACACCGAAATTACCGGCGAAACAAAGATGGAATATTTGCGGCCGCCGCGCGGGGTGTTCAGCGAAAGAACGCTTGCGCTAAGCAAGAAGCTCGGATACACAAACGTCTTCTGGTCGCTCGCCTTCAAAGATTGGGAAACGAACAATCAAAAAGGTTGGAAATACGCCTATAACAGCGTCATGAAACAAATTCATCCGGGGGCAGTCATCTTGATGCATACCGTGTCGAAAGACAATGCTGACGCGCTCGCGAAAATCATTGACGAAGCCCGCAAGCGCGGCTATACGTTCAAAAGTCTTGATTATTTGATGGCGCATCGTGCTGTGCCCGAATTTGTTTGGTAA
- the groL gene encoding chaperonin GroEL (60 kDa chaperone family; promotes refolding of misfolded polypeptides especially under stressful conditions; forms two stacked rings of heptamers to form a barrel-shaped 14mer; ends can be capped by GroES; misfolded proteins enter the barrel where they are refolded when GroES binds) → MPKDLLFSESSRRAMFRGVEKLAKTVKVTLGPKGRNVVLEKSYGSPLITNDGVTIAKEIELDDPFENMGAKLVQEVASKTNDVAGDGTTTATVLAESMIREGIKNVTSGANPMGIRSGIEKATRLVVEEIKSAARPIETKESIAQVAAISAGDEKIGELIAEAMEKVGRDGVITVEESKGFDTELDVVEGMQFDRGYLSPYMVTEKEQMVAELADPYILITDKKISSVQDLLPLLEKIAQSRKPLLIIADNVEGEALATLVVNKLRGTFDCVAVKAPGFGDRRKAMLEDIAILTGGRVITEDVGLELKSAELEHLGQARQVRVGKDDTTIIDGTGEQSDIQARIEQLKKQIEQTTSDFDKEKLEERLAKLSGGVAVVKVGAATETEMKERKLRIEDALNATRAAVEEGIVAGGGTALVQAIPVIAKQLSEQSEDEKTGFKIVLRALEAPVRTIAENAGLEGSVIVERLKEESEGIGFNAATGEWSNLIEAGIIDPVKVTRTALQNAASVAAMFLTTEALVSERPEKEKKSPSLPSMDM, encoded by the coding sequence ATGCCTAAAGACCTTTTATTCAGCGAATCGTCGCGCCGCGCGATGTTCCGCGGGGTTGAAAAACTTGCTAAAACGGTAAAAGTGACCCTTGGTCCGAAAGGACGCAACGTCGTCCTTGAAAAATCGTACGGCTCACCGCTGATTACGAATGACGGCGTGACGATTGCGAAAGAAATTGAGTTGGACGATCCGTTTGAAAATATGGGAGCGAAACTCGTTCAAGAGGTTGCGTCCAAGACGAATGACGTAGCCGGCGATGGTACGACGACGGCAACGGTGCTGGCGGAATCGATGATCCGCGAAGGCATCAAGAACGTCACGTCTGGTGCGAACCCGATGGGGATTCGCAGCGGCATCGAGAAAGCGACGCGTCTCGTCGTCGAGGAAATTAAATCGGCGGCCCGGCCGATCGAGACAAAGGAGTCGATCGCGCAAGTGGCGGCGATTTCGGCAGGCGACGAAAAGATTGGCGAGCTGATCGCCGAGGCGATGGAAAAAGTCGGCCGCGACGGGGTGATTACGGTTGAGGAATCGAAAGGGTTTGACACCGAATTGGACGTTGTCGAAGGCATGCAGTTTGACAGAGGATACTTGTCGCCATATATGGTGACAGAAAAAGAGCAAATGGTTGCCGAATTGGCAGACCCGTACATTTTGATTACGGATAAAAAAATCTCGAGCGTGCAAGACCTTTTGCCGTTGCTTGAAAAAATCGCCCAAAGCCGCAAACCGCTGCTCATTATTGCCGACAATGTCGAAGGGGAAGCTTTGGCGACGCTCGTCGTCAACAAGCTGCGCGGCACGTTCGATTGTGTAGCTGTAAAAGCACCGGGGTTCGGCGACCGCCGCAAGGCGATGCTCGAGGATATCGCGATTCTCACCGGCGGACGTGTAATTACAGAAGATGTCGGTCTCGAGTTGAAGTCGGCCGAGCTTGAGCATCTCGGTCAAGCACGCCAAGTCCGTGTCGGCAAAGATGACACGACGATCATTGACGGCACGGGCGAACAAAGCGATATTCAAGCACGCATCGAGCAATTGAAGAAACAAATCGAGCAGACAACGTCGGATTTTGATAAGGAGAAGTTGGAAGAGCGGTTGGCGAAGCTTTCCGGCGGGGTGGCTGTTGTGAAAGTTGGCGCGGCCACGGAGACGGAAATGAAAGAGCGGAAGCTTCGTATTGAGGATGCCTTGAACGCGACGCGTGCAGCGGTCGAAGAAGGCATTGTCGCCGGCGGAGGAACGGCGCTCGTGCAAGCCATTCCGGTGATTGCGAAGCAGCTGTCCGAGCAATCGGAGGATGAAAAAACGGGATTCAAGATCGTCTTGCGTGCGCTTGAAGCCCCTGTGCGCACGATTGCAGAAAACGCCGGTCTGGAAGGATCGGTGATCGTCGAGCGTCTGAAAGAGGAATCCGAAGGAATCGGGTTCAACGCGGCGACGGGAGAATGGTCGAATTTGATTGAAGCCGGCATCATCGATCCGGTAAAAGTGACGCGCACGGCATTGCAAAATGCGGCGTCCGTTGCGGCGATGTTCCTGACGACAGAAGCTCTCGTGAGCGAGCGGCCGGAAAAAGAGAAAAAATCGCCGAGCCTCCCGTCGATGGACATGTAA
- a CDS encoding flavin reductase family protein, which yields MIENKILPESVVIEPKILYYGTPVVLLSTLNEDGTTNVTPMSSSWALGRRIVLGLGVEGKAVENLNRCGECVVNVADPSLWHQVETLAPFTGRREVPDEKRKLGYRHEKNKFAAAGLTEQQSREVQPDRVAECPLQIEAVVKHIRIPDDMPFFAVIEVDAVCVHAHQDIVTEKDHVSPEKWSPLIYNFRHYFGLGPELGKSFKSET from the coding sequence ATGATTGAAAACAAGATATTGCCGGAGAGCGTCGTCATCGAACCGAAAATTCTTTATTACGGAACGCCGGTGGTGCTGTTAAGCACGCTGAATGAAGACGGTACGACGAACGTTACACCGATGTCATCGTCGTGGGCGCTCGGCCGACGCATCGTGCTCGGACTCGGAGTCGAGGGCAAAGCGGTCGAAAATTTAAACCGTTGCGGGGAATGCGTCGTAAATGTGGCTGACCCGTCGTTATGGCACCAAGTGGAGACGCTCGCGCCGTTTACCGGACGTCGCGAAGTACCAGATGAGAAGCGAAAACTCGGTTATCGTCATGAAAAAAACAAGTTTGCGGCGGCTGGTTTGACTGAGCAGCAGTCACGTGAGGTGCAGCCGGACAGAGTCGCCGAATGCCCGTTGCAAATCGAAGCGGTGGTTAAACATATTCGCATACCGGATGATATGCCTTTTTTCGCGGTGATCGAGGTGGACGCCGTATGTGTGCATGCCCACCAGGATATCGTCACCGAAAAAGATCACGTAAGTCCGGAAAAATGGTCCCCGCTCATCTATAATTTTCGTCATTATTTCGGTCTTGGCCCGGAACTCGGAAAGTCGTTTAAAAGTGAAACGTAA
- a CDS encoding YfhD family protein yields MTHEKNQQKREPISQAEDVEYSAKFADKDDREARERAEKADRRAKR; encoded by the coding sequence ATGACCCATGAAAAAAACCAACAAAAGCGCGAACCGATCTCGCAAGCGGAAGACGTAGAATATTCGGCTAAATTCGCCGATAAAGACGACCGCGAAGCGCGAGAACGCGCAGAAAAAGCGGATCGACGCGCCAAACGCTAA
- the groES gene encoding co-chaperone GroES, with product MFKPLGDKVVIEVRQQEEKTAGGIVLPQKAQDKPMQGTVVAVGKGKFENGQLIPMEVKTGDVVLYSKYAGTEVEKDGKKYLIVKQSDILAVVDEAKTGNLQEEKELIANA from the coding sequence ATGTTCAAGCCGTTGGGTGACAAAGTTGTGATCGAGGTCCGTCAACAGGAAGAAAAGACGGCCGGCGGTATTGTCCTGCCTCAAAAAGCGCAGGATAAACCGATGCAAGGGACAGTGGTTGCCGTGGGGAAAGGAAAATTCGAGAATGGGCAGCTCATCCCGATGGAAGTGAAAACGGGGGATGTCGTGCTTTACAGCAAGTATGCCGGGACAGAGGTAGAAAAGGACGGCAAGAAGTACTTAATCGTTAAGCAAAGCGATATTTTGGCGGTCGTTGACGAGGCGAAAACCGGCAACCTTCAGGAGGAAAAGGAGTTGATCGCAAATGCCTAA